The Staphylococcus sp. 17KM0847 DNA segment ATGTCATTTATAATTAAAGTATAAAGAGAGGAGGAAAGAGCAACGAATCGCTTGGAAAGGTTAGAAAAACAAAAAGAAAAGCGGAACGACAGAATGATTGCAATAGTCACAAGCCTGATAAACTTAACTACTGCAATACTCAACTTCTTGTTCCGCTTTAACCAGTAAGGAAAGAGCTCTCCTTATTGATAATCTTATCACGGGGGTGCAGAATTGAAAAGCTATAAATTTATATTTGGTATACAGTTATTAACAATAGTAATTATTCTTATAACAATAATTTCAATTATTTTTTAAAAATATAAATGTGATTCATTGCTCATATATAATGAAAAAAACGATAAAAAAGTTATTAGATAGTAATATGTCATCTTATGCAATTTCTAAAAATACAGGTGTTGACGCTCCTACAATACAACGTGTTAGAAGTGGAGAAAGAAAATTAGGTAACTTAACTTTGGACAAGGCTGAAAAACTTTATAATTACCAAAAGGAGGTAGAAAGCAATGAGAGTAATGATTGAGGGAGATACTTATCTATAAGACTTAGAAGTTTCAGGTCACAGATACTCACTTCACAGACTTGTCAACGAGAAAAAAATGGGCAGTTGAAGATGATCTTGAAGCAGAAGAAGAACTTGAAGAGTTAGAAATGGAAGTCGAGAAAGCTCACAAAGCAATTTCTGATCAAAACTACAAAGCTTTAGAAAAAATTTACTATAATAATTTTGTAGGTGATTTGATTTTTAATGTTATAGAATATACTTTGAAAGAAGTTATTAAAGAAAATGAATATTCTTTCAAAAAGTCACAAGCCATGTACCCTCTTTACGTTATGTATGATAGAAGCAAAGAAGTCAGAATCTCTGATTATAAATGTCTTGCTTATTCAATTAATAAATTTTCAAAGGAAGAACATAGATATGATCATGAAATCATCGAAAAGAGCTGTGAATTCAGAAAACATCAGCTCGAATCAGTTGATATTAACTTAAAAGAAAATAATGATATTCTCTATCACAGAAGATGGACAGCCAATAAAATCAATATATTTATGATAGGGTTGAATACGACCCCCTTTAAATAAAGAAATTTCATTCATTGCCATAAAATCACTCCAATAATATTTTTAAAATATATAATTAAAAGTATTTTCTGTAATTTTGTAGTAAGATAATCACATGTGTCAATTGCATAATAATTAGATTAGAAAGGAAAATATGAATTTCGAACTATCATTAATAATAATTCAAACAATAACGGGAATTATATCATTATTCTTAGGATTTAAAGCAACAAAGTTGAATCAAGAGTCTTATAAAAATTCAAATAATAGCTATATCAATGAGGGCATTCACAATCAAACATATATTGAAGTGACATCAATAACAGACAATGACATAATAGAGAAAAAAGTACGATACCTTAAATACTTTCACTGGATTTTTAATATAGCCTTCTTTGGAACAGGTATATATACTTTTATAAAAATGTTTCCAAACATGTTAAAACAAATTAAAATATTTGATGGTGGAATTACACTTACAAACCTAACAAAGTTATTAACACTTTCACTTCAAAATGCTTTGTTAGGTTCTCTAATAATTAATATAATTGGCGGATTAATATTAATTATTTTCACACTTATAAAGCCATACTATACTAAAAAAAGAATACCATTAAGTATAATAATTGTTCTAACAAATATTATTCTATTCATTGATCTGTTTAAAAATGACTACCATAATAATATAGAAATTACTTTCTCTAATAGTAATAGTCTGATTAATATACTAACAATATTTTTTATATTAATCACAATGTTGTTAGTACTTGCTAATAATATGATTTTAGGGATCTACTTATTCAATTTAAAATCATATAATAATGAATTGGCAGACCCGCTCACTAGAATTTCTATTATATTTACAACTATCATCATTTATGGTCTATCAAAATGGATTATCTTTTATAGTGGACTTGAATTCATAAAAGAACAATTGATAAATCACTTAAAATAAAAATTTAAAATTATTATGCAATTTAGCACATTTCTAACCTATAAAAAATAATATCATAAAAAGAATAACCGAAATAAGTAAAACGTAATAAGCTAAATGAAACATTTTTTAAAATATAGGTTGTCCATCTTCTGTGGTGGATAGATAATTAAAAGTACCTCGTTTTATTTTAAGTAGTTTTAATATATCATTACACATAGGCGCATCATGTCTCCTTTAATTTTGGTTTGGTCACTTAAAATTATAGAGACATATGCGCTTTTTGTATACCAAAAAAGGTGAGACAGCATATGCCATCCCACCACAAAAGGTGAAGAACCAAATGTTCCTAGAGTATCCAGTATTAGCGGTACTGGATACTCTAGGAACATTAAAACAACTTAGAATGTGACATCTCGCTTACCTAGACCGAAAGCCGAACAACGAAGATTAAATTATCTGGAGCCTTTTGGCTCCTCCTTACACTTGAAGTATATAATAAATTTTGGAGGTTTTCAAATATGACAGGTCAAATGTATTTATCATTATTTATATTAAGCCTACCATTATTGCTGTTTATAGGAAGAAAAACGCATTTCTATTACTTAGATAAAAAGAATGTGAATAAAAATGATTGAATTTAAAAAATCAATTCAAAAATTACTAGATAGTGATGTATCAGGATATAAAATTTTTAAAGATACAGGGATATTACAAGCACGTATCTCTGATTTGAGAAGAGGCGTTAGAGATTAGGTGGCGTCTCATTAGGCACTGCCGAAAAACTATACAACTACCAAAAGCAACTCGAAAAAGAAAATCAATAAATTAACCCTGTCTGCAATGGGTGGGGGATATATTTGAATTAGGGGAGCAGAAAATACACAATTTCTTATATTTTTGCTCCTCTAAGTTTAAATACCCCTAGGATTCAATATACTAAAACCGTTGATTTTATTGTGTTTTAATGACTAATGTATGCTTGAATACAGTGTATAGAATGATTGCACGCAAGTTTCTAAATGGGAAGTCGAGCAGTGTATGAGACGGTATTAATATTTGAAACCCTTGAGCCTGTGTGGCTTGAGGGTTTTTGTACTTTTGAGATTAATTGCCCATAGTCTTGGTTATTTTAGGGAGCGAGTAACTTTTGGGCAACTTAGTGTTTAAAAATCTCTTTCGCTTTTTGAATGATTTTTCCTATGACATGGCTATATACCTATTCGGTCACAGCCATTGTTTTATGTCCTAGCTTTTCTTGTATAACTTTCATTGGGAAAAAGAAATGCAGTTATGCATATGTCTAAGTTTATGAATGCTCAATGTGTTGAGTACGAGCGTACTACTTGTTTGGGTGAGATGTTGCATTTGAAAAAACACATTTATCGTTAAAAAGTTTGCACGTGAACAAGAAGAATATCTAAAACAAAAGGGATTAAAAGAGAAAAATAGATATGATAGAATAATGAATGAGTAAGTTGGATAGATGGTGGCTATCTGAGTATAAGGAGGTGGTGCCTATGGTGGCATTACTGAAATCTTTAGAAAGGAGAAGCCTTTGTGGTGTCTATTGTAGATGTGCTAGGTTTGATGATAGGTTTCGGTACTTTTATCGTTACTTTAATTGGCTTAGTCATCGCAATCGTTAAATTAGACCATAAAAAATAACCATTCCCGACTTTGGCTGAGTAGGTAGAATGGTTAGATAAACCGAAAAGCCACCGTCTTTTTAACGGGCTCATCGGGGCATGTTAGCGCATGTCCCTTTTCATATTTAACGTAACATACTGAATTGATATAATCAACTTTAACCGTTGAAGTCACATATCCATGATTTTTATATGGGCTGTCCTTTTTCATCATATTTCGTTACAGTACCATCTGTATCGATAATATAAGATCCCGCTAAATGACCAGATTTATCTAAAATGGAAAATCCCCATCGACCATCAGGCATTTGTTCTGGTTCCTTATAAGTATATGTATCGGTATCTAATAAGTGTCCTTCATAGTCTTCTACTAAATCAATGACGTTACTACGTGTTACCTTTGTTGTTGATGATTGATTGGACTTATTACTTGAACCATTTGATGAAAAAGAGTTAAGTGGTTGCGGTGTGCTATCTAAAATATATTTGGCTACATAATTTATATCAGATTGTGAAGCATTTTTTATAGGAATTGTATTAGCATTTTCCAATATTTTTTGAGTTTCATTTAATGAATAATCATCTTCAAACCATTGACGATCTTGAAAATGACTTGGTGCATCGTACACAGTAATCGTTCCATTATTGTTATCTTTAAAAATAACATGACCAGCTGCTGTTGGGTTTGGACTTAATTCGATTGTACCTTCTGGAAAAGTTTTGGATGCATCTGTGTTATATGGATTGATAGGTGAACCTGAATAATCTATTAAATTATAAGACATAGACATTTTATCGAAATTTTCTATGTCATTTCGTACAGATAACCAAATTTGTGCATAATATTCACGCGTATTTTTAGGGTGAATATATTCAAGATGATCTTTATTATTTTGTTGAGAGTTATCATTCTGTTGCATTTCATTGGCATTTTGTTTTTGTTCAGTGTTTTGTGTGTTCTGGTTTGTTGATTGTGTATCAGATTGTTGAGGTGTTTCATTATTTTTATTTAAAAATCCACAACCTGATAGTAATAAAGCACTAGCAGCAACGCTCATTATTATAGTTTGTCTTTTCATAAAATCCTCCTATGGGTAATTGAATACATTAATTATACAACGATTTTTTATTGTATAGTCATGATTTTTAAAAGTAATAGATTATTCAATAAAAGAAGAACTCAATTTTTTGTAGAATAACTATCGAGTTTTTTAGAAAGATATAGTAGAAAGAGGATCAAATATTGATAGAATTATAAAAAGTGAATGGTTGACTAGAACTGATGATATGACTTTAATTATGGCAATCGTTAATTATAAAAAATGATCTATAATATTACAGGGTTGCTGAGTTAGAAGTGATATTAGCATTTAAAGGAGCGTTAATACAAAAAAGAGCAAAAGTAAAGTTGGGAAAATGTTAAGGAACGAATACATTAAAAATTACAGAGTACTAAAACGGATTCATAACTTGCTCTCGTAAATCTTCTGTATCACTTATACCAAAAATTACAGGGTACTAAAACGGGCGCACTTACATACCAAAAATGGTATCGGTATCACTTATACCAAAAATTACAGAGTACTAAAACTCAAACATCACTGATAATTCTTTTTTTATAGTATCACTTATACCAAAAATTACAGAGTACTAAAACCTAAATAAAAAGAGAACCACTTGCACGAATGTATCACTTATACCAAAAATTACAGAGTACTAAAACCTCTAGCTATATTATAGCTTATATTAACTACCGTTGCATTATTCTATATAGATATATTTGTCTCTCTTTGAGTAGATTCACAAAGTAATAAGAGTGTGGGGAGATAAGTAGTCTAGGTATTATAATATTGGTTATCGTTTTTAAATAATATTGAGTTACAAATAATCGACTATGAATTGATGTATAACTACACTTTTGTAGTAGAGGTGAGATCATTACGATGATTGGGAGAACGTCATCTGTTCAAATAATAATTATATTCCTTTATTTTTCAGAAAAACGTGTTTTATTAGAAAACGCATTGACGTAGTATAGGTTAAAATGATAAAGTGTAAACACAAGTTAGATACTTGTACTTATACCAAAAATTACAGAATCTACTAAAACAAGACATTATGTCGTGTTTATCCCATCATTCTTGATGGGATTTTTTTGTGAATATAGTGTTTTAAGCGACTAAAAGTATCGTTTGTGTCAATATATAAATTTACTTGTTTTATAATGATTATTTATATTAATATATAAATCTTGTTTCGAAAAACCCCAACTCAACTTATAATAAAATTGAATATATCAAAAGAGGGGGTTACTATATGTCTCGGCCATTTATTTTAGGTTTAGATATTGGGATTACATCTGTGGGTTACGGTTTGATTGATTATGATTCAAAAGAAATTATTGATGCAGGTGTAAGGATTTTTCCTGAAGCGGATAAGGGTAATAATGAAGGAAGACGTTCTAAGAGAGGAGCGAGACGTTTAAAGCGTAGAAGAATTCATCGTTTAGAACGTGTGAAGACGTTGTTGGCTCAATATCAAATTATTACTGATAATGTTCCTAAAAGCAATCAGCCTTATGATATTAGGGTGAAAGGATTAACAGAGTGTTTAACTAAAGAAGAGCTTGCAGTTGCACTTTTGCATATAGCCAAGCGTCGAGGTATTCATAATGTTAGTGTTCAGATAGATGATAATGATGGGGATGTTAATAGCCTATCAACAAAAGAACAGCTGAATCAAAATGCACGTGAGTTAGATCAGCGTTTTGTTTGTGAACTTCAAAAAGAACGTTTAGAAATTAACGGAAAAGTGAGAGGTGAACAAAATAGGTTTCTCACAAAAGACATTATTCGTGAGGCGCAACAATTAATAGATACACAAAGACAATTTTATCCTGATTTGGATGAGTTATTTGAAAAAAAGTATATTCAGTTAGTTGAAACACGTCGTGAGTATTTTGAAGGTCCCGGAGAGGGAAGCCCGTATGGATGGAATGCAGATATAAAAAAATGGTACCAACTCATGATGGGACAATGTACATATTATCCTGAAGAATTGCGAAGTGTTAAACATACCTATACAGCAGCGCTATTTAATGCATTAAATGACCTTAACAATTTAGTGATTGCTAGAGACAACTATTCAAAGTTAGAATATTTTGAAAAATATCATATTATTGAAAATGTATTTAAACAGAAGAAAAATCCTACATTAAAACAAATTGCTAAAGAAATTGGTGTAGCGGAGCAGGATATTAAGGGATATAGAGTGACAAAGTCCGGTCAACCACAATTTACAACATTTAAACTCTTTCATGATTTAAAACAAGTAGTGAAAGATAAAAAGATATTGGAAGATGTTGTATTGTTGGATCAAATCGCAGAGGTTATAACAATTTATCAAGATGAAACTTCTATTATTGAAGCTTTGAATCAGTTGGAGTATCTGTTGACCGAACAAGATAAGCGTGAAATTGCAAAACTAACAGGGTATAGTGGAACGCATCGTTTATCACTCAAGTGTATGAATAGTGTTATGGATGAGTTATGGCATACAACCTATAATCAAATGGAGATATTTACAAGGTTAGGTATGGAACCTAAAAAGTATGAGTTAGCAAATCAACAATATATTCCAACAAATATTATAGAGGACTATATTTTATCTCCTGTTGTAAAACGCTCTTTTAAGCAAGCCATTGAGGTTGTGAATGCAGTTATCAAAAGATATGGATTGCCTAAAAATATTGTTATTGAATTAGCACGTGAGAAGAACTCGAAGGAAAAAAAGAAATTTTTAAATGATGTACAGAAGTGTAATGAAAAAACACGACAGCGGATTGAAGAGATCATAGCTGAATATAACAGTGAAAATGCAAAATATTTAATTCAAAAAATTAGATTACATGATGCACAAGAAGGTAAATGTCTGTATTCTTTAAAGGATATACCTTTAGAAGATTTGCTAAGAAACCCTAATCATTATGAAATAGATCATATTATTCCAAGGTCTGTATCGTTTGATAATTCAATGCATAATAAAGTACTTGTTCATCAAGAACAAAATAGTAAAAAAAGCAATAGGACACCATACCAATATTTAACGTCAGCTGAAGCAGATATTGACTACGCTCAATTTAAACAACATATTTTGAATCTTGCGAAAAATAAAGAGAGAATGAGTAAGAAAAAAAGAGAATATCTTTTAGAAGAACGTGATATTAATAAATATACGATTCAGAAAGAATTTATTAATCGAAATTTAGTTGATACACGATATGCAACACGAGAATTAACGACATTATTAAAAGCTTACTTTCATGCAAATGGTTTAGATGTTAAAGTCAAAACATTAAACGGAGGTTTTACAAACTTCCTTAGAAGAAGGTGGGGATTTAAAAAAGAGCGAGATGATGGTTATAAACATCATGCTGAAGATGCACTGATTATCGCAAGTGCAGATTATTTATTTAAAGAGCATGAAATGTTAAAAGCATTGAAAGAGATTACTGATTTGGGTGAAGAACAAGACCGTTCAAGCATTAGAGATGATAAGGCGTATCGTGCAATATTTGATCAGAAATATAAAATGAAAGATATTAAAGACTTTGAAATTACTAAATTTTCACATCGTGTTGATAAAAAACCTAATCGTCAACTTATCAATGATACATTATATTCAACAAGACAAAAAGATGGAGAAATATTAGTTATTGATATATTGAAAAATTTATATGACAAAAATAATGAAAAGGTTAAAAAAATTTATCAAAAAGAGGCAGAAAAATTCTTAATGGCACAACATGATCCAGCAACATTTGAGAAGTTTGAAACTATTATGAAGCAATATGAGAATGAAAAAAATCCACTTGCTCAATATCATGAAGAAACAGGAGATTACCTTAGAAAATATGCTAAAAATGGTCAAGGTCCAGTAGTGAAAAAAATGAAATATTATAGCAAGAAGTTGGGAGAGCATTTAGATATTACGCATAAATATCAACAAGCAAGAAATAAAGTGGTTCAATTATCTCAAAAATCATTCCGCTTTGATATTTACTCTACTGAAAAAGGGTATAAAATGTTGGGTATTTCATATCTTGATTTAAAAAAAGAAAAGCAACATTATGTTATCCCACAAGAGAGCTACCATCAAATGAAAGAGACTAAATCTATTGAAGAAAAAGATATATTTATAGGTAGTTTTTACACTAACGATATCATCAAAATAGATGGAGCATTTTATCGTGTTATTGGAGTGAGTAGTGATTCACGCAATATTATTGAAGTAGATAACGTACATATTTCTCAAAAACAATATGCAAAGCAACATGATAATGTATCTCCACGTATTAAAATCACAATTGGAAAGAAAATTGGGAGTATTGAAAAGTATCATACAGATATTTTAGGAAACCGTTATAAAAGTCAACCTATATCTCGACCGCAGCTTATTTTTAAGAAGGGGTTTTAACTATATACCTTAAAGCTGTAAATATCGTTTTCGTTCATATTCTGAATTACAACAATTATATTAGATGCACAAGTACGACAAACCCAAGGACTATGTTTACCTCAAAAAATCATCAATAGTCTTAATATGAAAGGAAATCAAGAAATATTGATCAGTATAGAGGGCGATACATTGATTCTAAAACCTAAAGCTATTCATGAACTATTTTTAGACTGGGAAGATGATGGCGTCAGAAGTGAAGAGATGAATTGGGGATTAGCTAAAGGTGAGGAATTAGATTGGTAAAAGAAGTATCACAAGGTGATGTATTTTATGTAGACTTTAATCCTAGAGAGGAATATTGAGAGATAAAGTTAAGGTTTAATTCTATTAATTATGATGACATCAATTATACGATTGATAGTAGGGGATGTTAATGCTTTCTGAAAGTAAAAACAGGTCATAACAATCAGTACGATGTCGCAAAGGTGACATTTATATGATCAGTAATTATTTTTATTTTGAATTCAGTTTGGTAGAGAAACACCACAAAAATCCTTTGAAGTGGATTTTTGTGGTGTTTTTCATTAGGCTAGGGATTATGTCACAGCCTCTTTTGTTGTTCAATATTAGATGTTGAAGTCTTTTAAAAATTCAGTTGTTGCTACTTTTGGTTTAAATGTTTCTGGAATTTGTTCAGTACGAACGACTAATACGTCACAAGATGCATGGCGTACGATAGCTTCAGATACAGAGCCGACAATAAAGCGTTCAACGGCATTTAAACCAGATGTACCACACATAATCAAGTCAACATCTAAATGTTCTTCGCTCGCAAGTTTAGGGATGAGTGACTTAGGTGAGCCGAATTCTAGGCGTGTTTCAACATCAGTAACACCTTCGTCAATTGCCACTTTTTTGTAGCCGTCTAACAATTTCTCAGCAAATGTTTTAGATTTTTCTGTGAAATGAGAGTCGTAAACTTCAAAAGATGTGTACGTGCGAGAATCGATGACATTGATGATTGTTAATTTTGCATTGTTACGTTTCGCTACCGCCACGGCCTTGTTGAATGCCCATTCTGCTTCGTGAGAGCCATCGACAGCAATTAATATATTTTTGTACATTAGCATGGCAAAAACCCCTTTCTTATTTCATCTTTATTATACCATAAATTTATATAAACGGGTATCGTTATGATTGCGCTTACATAATTGATGCGTTATTATTGTGTTGGAGGTGTAGGAGTATGAAAATTGGAATTCCTAAGGAGATAAAGAACAATGAAAACCGTGTAAGTTTATCACCAAGTGGGGTGCATGCACTCGTTGAAGCTGGACATACTGTTCTTGTTGAAAAGAGCGCAGGTGAGGGGTCTTACTTTGAAGATAAACATTACATCGAAGTAGGTGCACAAATTGTTGATACAGCTGCACAAGCTTGGGATGTAGACATGGTTGTGAAGGTAAAAGAACCTTTAGAGGAAGAATATGGTTACTTCAGAGAAGGCCTTATTTTATTCACATATTTACATTTGGCAAATGAACCTAAGTTAACTGAGGCACTTGTTGAAAAGAAAGTGATCGGTATTGCTTATGAAACAGTACAACTTGCAGATCGTTCATTGCCATTGTTGACACCGATGAGTGAGGTTGCTGGTCGTATGTCAGCGCAAATTGGTGCACAGTTCTTACAACGCTTTAATGGTGGTATGGGAATTTTATTAGGTGGTATTCCGGGCGTTCAAAAAGGAAAGGTAACGATTATCGGTGGGGGCCAAGCAGGTACAAATGCTGCTAAGATTGCACTTGGCTTAGGTGCAGATGTTACAATCCTTGATGTCAATGCAAAACGCCTACAAGAGTTAGAAGATTTGTTTGATGGTCGTGTGCATACAATTATGTCAAACCCATTAAACATTGAAGAAAATGTTAAAGAGAGTGACTTGGTTATTGGTGCAGTATTAATTCCAGGGGCAAAAGCACCAACACTTGTTACTGAGGACATGATTAAACAAATGAAACCGGGTTCAGTTGTCGTGGATATTGCGATTGACCAAGGTGGTATCTTTGAAACAACAGATAAGATTACAACGCATGATAATCCAACATACATTAAGCATGGTGTTGTGCATTATGCCGTTGCGAATATGCCGGGTGCAGTACCACGTACATCAACGATTGGTTTAAACAATGCAACATTACCATATGCATTACAACTTGCGAACAAAGGCTATAAACAAGCATTAACAGATAATGTACCATTGTCTCACGGC contains these protein-coding regions:
- the cas9 gene encoding type II CRISPR RNA-guided endonuclease Cas9 (Cas9, originally named Csn1, is the large, multifunctional signature protein of type II CRISPR/Cas systems. It is well known even to general audiences because its RNA-guided endonuclease activity has made it a popular tool for custom editing of eukaryotic genomes.), with product MSRPFILGLDIGITSVGYGLIDYDSKEIIDAGVRIFPEADKGNNEGRRSKRGARRLKRRRIHRLERVKTLLAQYQIITDNVPKSNQPYDIRVKGLTECLTKEELAVALLHIAKRRGIHNVSVQIDDNDGDVNSLSTKEQLNQNARELDQRFVCELQKERLEINGKVRGEQNRFLTKDIIREAQQLIDTQRQFYPDLDELFEKKYIQLVETRREYFEGPGEGSPYGWNADIKKWYQLMMGQCTYYPEELRSVKHTYTAALFNALNDLNNLVIARDNYSKLEYFEKYHIIENVFKQKKNPTLKQIAKEIGVAEQDIKGYRVTKSGQPQFTTFKLFHDLKQVVKDKKILEDVVLLDQIAEVITIYQDETSIIEALNQLEYLLTEQDKREIAKLTGYSGTHRLSLKCMNSVMDELWHTTYNQMEIFTRLGMEPKKYELANQQYIPTNIIEDYILSPVVKRSFKQAIEVVNAVIKRYGLPKNIVIELAREKNSKEKKKFLNDVQKCNEKTRQRIEEIIAEYNSENAKYLIQKIRLHDAQEGKCLYSLKDIPLEDLLRNPNHYEIDHIIPRSVSFDNSMHNKVLVHQEQNSKKSNRTPYQYLTSAEADIDYAQFKQHILNLAKNKERMSKKKREYLLEERDINKYTIQKEFINRNLVDTRYATRELTTLLKAYFHANGLDVKVKTLNGGFTNFLRRRWGFKKERDDGYKHHAEDALIIASADYLFKEHEMLKALKEITDLGEEQDRSSIRDDKAYRAIFDQKYKMKDIKDFEITKFSHRVDKKPNRQLINDTLYSTRQKDGEILVIDILKNLYDKNNEKVKKIYQKEAEKFLMAQHDPATFEKFETIMKQYENEKNPLAQYHEETGDYLRKYAKNGQGPVVKKMKYYSKKLGEHLDITHKYQQARNKVVQLSQKSFRFDIYSTEKGYKMLGISYLDLKKEKQHYVIPQESYHQMKETKSIEEKDIFIGSFYTNDIIKIDGAFYRVIGVSSDSRNIIEVDNVHISQKQYAKQHDNVSPRIKITIGKKIGSIEKYHTDILGNRYKSQPISRPQLIFKKGF
- a CDS encoding XRE family transcriptional regulator; protein product: MKKTIKKLLDSNMSSYAISKNTGVDAPTIQRVRSGERKLGNLTLDKAEKLYNYQKEVESNESND
- the ald gene encoding alanine dehydrogenase encodes the protein MKIGIPKEIKNNENRVSLSPSGVHALVEAGHTVLVEKSAGEGSYFEDKHYIEVGAQIVDTAAQAWDVDMVVKVKEPLEEEYGYFREGLILFTYLHLANEPKLTEALVEKKVIGIAYETVQLADRSLPLLTPMSEVAGRMSAQIGAQFLQRFNGGMGILLGGIPGVQKGKVTIIGGGQAGTNAAKIALGLGADVTILDVNAKRLQELEDLFDGRVHTIMSNPLNIEENVKESDLVIGAVLIPGAKAPTLVTEDMIKQMKPGSVVVDIAIDQGGIFETTDKITTHDNPTYIKHGVVHYAVANMPGAVPRTSTIGLNNATLPYALQLANKGYKQALTDNVPLSHGLNTFNGLVTNKPVAEAFDLTYTPVTEVLQ
- a CDS encoding putative holin-like toxin; translated protein: MVSIVDVLGLMIGFGTFIVTLIGLVIAIVKLDHKK
- a CDS encoding universal stress protein, producing the protein MLMYKNILIAVDGSHEAEWAFNKAVAVAKRNNAKLTIINVIDSRTYTSFEVYDSHFTEKSKTFAEKLLDGYKKVAIDEGVTDVETRLEFGSPKSLIPKLASEEHLDVDLIMCGTSGLNAVERFIVGSVSEAIVRHASCDVLVVRTEQIPETFKPKVATTEFLKDFNI